One Bartonella tribocorum CIP 105476 genomic window carries:
- a CDS encoding metal ABC transporter permease: MIDQLLLPFQFSFMLKGMLIVTILSIPMAMLSCFLILKGWALLGDAISHAVFPGVVVGYMTTPWVIALLTSLPFAWLQHMRPENITMTLITCGAFVAGMVCALTTGFLGSNSRIKQDTVMGVVFSSMFGLGLVLATSIYSSLDLNHILFGNLLGVNWLDITQTAVISAIVTFILGAKWRDFMLYIFDSVQGRAMGLRIPLLHYTLLTMISLTIVAALKAVGIVLVISLLIAPGAIAYLVTKRFSFMLMIAILIAAFSGFLGIYLSLFIGSDSASTIVLILTLIFIAIFMITFFRQNTVQET, from the coding sequence ATGATTGATCAATTGCTCCTTCCTTTCCAGTTTTCTTTTATGCTGAAAGGCATGCTTATTGTTACGATCCTTTCTATTCCAATGGCAATGCTTTCCTGTTTTCTTATTTTGAAAGGATGGGCACTGTTAGGTGATGCCATTTCCCATGCAGTTTTTCCAGGTGTTGTTGTTGGTTATATGACAACACCGTGGGTGATAGCACTTTTAACTTCTTTGCCATTTGCTTGGCTCCAGCATATGCGCCCAGAGAATATTACAATGACTTTGATTACTTGTGGTGCTTTTGTTGCGGGTATGGTTTGTGCACTTACAACAGGTTTTTTGGGAAGTAACAGTCGTATCAAACAGGATACAGTGATGGGTGTTGTCTTTTCATCGATGTTTGGTTTAGGGCTTGTTTTGGCAACATCTATCTATAGTAGCTTAGACTTAAATCATATTCTATTTGGTAACCTGTTGGGCGTTAATTGGCTTGATATTACGCAGACAGCGGTCATTTCTGCCATTGTTACTTTCATTTTAGGGGCAAAATGGCGCGATTTTATGCTGTATATTTTTGATTCAGTACAAGGTCGTGCAATGGGATTGCGAATACCACTGCTCCACTATACCCTTCTCACAATGATTTCTCTTACAATTGTTGCAGCTTTGAAAGCGGTTGGAATTGTGCTTGTTATTTCTTTACTGATAGCACCAGGAGCAATTGCCTATCTTGTCACAAAACGGTTTTCTTTTATGTTAATGATCGCGATACTTATTGCAGCTTTTTCTGGTTTTTTAGGAATTTATCTTAGCCTATTTATCGGCTCTGATTCTGCTTCCACAATTGTGTTAATCTTGACGTTGATTTTTATTGCCATTTTCATGATAACTTTCTTTCGTCAAAATACAGTTCAAGAAACTTGA
- a CDS encoding YbaN family protein — protein sequence MKKYFKISHPLRLCYYIAGWAMVILGIIGVVLPIMPTMPFLLIASWCFTRSSPRFHQWLNNHRIFGPPLKQWEERRAISPFVKIFAVISMTGGGLSFFVMVHPPLWIFLLVAVILLLIAVYIVTRPSS from the coding sequence ATGAAGAAATATTTCAAGATATCACACCCTTTGCGCCTCTGCTATTATATAGCAGGTTGGGCAATGGTTATATTAGGTATTATCGGTGTGGTATTACCTATTATGCCGACGATGCCTTTTTTGTTGATTGCCTCATGGTGTTTTACACGCTCTTCTCCACGTTTTCATCAGTGGCTGAATAATCATCGTATTTTCGGTCCCCCTCTTAAACAATGGGAAGAAAGAAGAGCTATCTCTCCATTTGTTAAAATTTTTGCAGTAATAAGTATGACAGGGGGAGGATTATCCTTTTTCGTGATGGTACACCCTCCTTTATGGATTTTTTTACTCGTTGCCGTTATATTATTGTTGATTGCTGTTTATATCGTGACACGTCCATCTTCATAA
- a CDS encoding GH36-type glycosyl hydrolase domain-containing protein encodes MACTIPFIKYFFSHKKGKDYFINTDFPLRAIYKVQEDLYNLGHDIASGKAILLPEYEGVEDFRKRLNENAKLILHAFHTSYFAAQNDETIAPSAQWLIDNHYVIDKTVQQLRRSLLKSFIKQLPLSTQKAGMPRIFTLTWLYIAHTDSSFSQETLTAMINGFQEVCALTIGELWALPSVMQMLLIENVRRLSVRIEKARHMRHLANQVADKISLVENKTSLNSLFTQYKPFTADPTFSAHLFYRLRSATVDSTVALTWLEKQLESQGSSLESATADEHTRQAADGVTTGNIIRALKAIDDIDWTVWFETVSCVDAILRKNNDFSEIDSHSRSIYRQVIEKVARFSLLSELEVSHKAVEMANSTFEDTPHHSCVGWYLVGDGRDAFEKACGYTPPSLIKWARAFYCLKLRVIALPVSFLTLALLLAVYTLLQISGMTSWMSLCFTVLAIFPAMDAAFALFNTVISWFVPSRQLIGYEYKEGIPRHARTMVVVPTLITSRDDIDAQVHNLEVNYLSNPKGAIHFALITDWVDAPLRETQDDLDLLHYAQRSVDKLNGRYYRDELPVFFLLHRRRLYNSSEKCWMGWERKRGKLHEFNRFLRDDKNTSFYPPDLPLPMDCRFVMTLDADTRLTPESVTKLVGKLNHPLNHPIFDPKSGKVVKGYSILQPRIIPSLTTEKKTSIFQRVFSTNRGIDPYVFAVSDTYQDLLGEGTFVGKGLYNIDAFEQALDGKVKENTVLSHDLLEGGYARTALVSSITVIEDYPTAYNIDVMRYHRWIRGDWQLLPYLFLPHQISFVTRWKMQDNLRRSLTPLMWLIAAFAGWALLPLKSAIVWQIFLLLSAFIAPILCVLKTLISYNIDHSLRGHFQLIWNKTALTSAYMFLKVTFFAHSAYFMTDAIIRTLYRITISKQHLLEWKTFFATKSMPNSLPFYVFTMAPASLIGALALILPLFFDSFAGFIALPFGIAWFFSPFIAWVVSRPSTFQDGLYLSSKDEKILRSIARRTWLYYATFVNAQNNYLPPDNFQEDPEPLVAQRTSPTNIGVYLLSIIAARDFGWIGFEETITRIECTLRSLAKMEKFHGHLYNWYETDTLRPLLPAYVSTVDSGNLAGHLVTLSSALRGWAEKPHLLFQSDREGLSDVLTILEETVKEIPDHQPSLCSLRQRIEENIARFHHSVCSFVEQKNTIPSHIRDLSRAAHDIVHLVDELDQKIQTTESARALSWVKCLIETCDAHHLDATTHCDTEKLCKKLNKLAIAARQIAFDMKFDFLEQPKRHLLSIGYRVQENKLDENCYDLLASEARLASFFAIAKGDIKLKHWFHLGRLLIPVGWKSALLSWSGSMFEYLMPSLVMHEPLGSLLDQTNRLIIRCQIQYAHTRELPWGISEAAFNARDHLMNYQYAHFGVPSLGLQRGLSRNAVIAPYASFLAAQYVPHKAVTNLKRLRDLGALGTYGYYDSIDFTPSRVKTGEKYAIVRNYYAHHHGMSILALNNVIFQGRMRDRFHRDPIIEAMQFLLQERAPHLIPIIHTKAIKRMRNKSQVLDAAPLRIIKNPLLKPRETLLLSNGSYSTMLTANGSGYSRWHDYAITRFIPDATEDQQGTLFFLRDTHSGRWWSVTSEPTRVIEEEAVSIFTDEKAEYTKIVDGLKSTLECLITSEGCGEGRRIQLMNTTNKDCLIEVTSYGELALATMDMDSAHPVFSRMFIETEIAEEGKTIFAKRRKRSPNDPEIHIAHFVSSTTDTLQETEAETDRSLFIGRGRSIYRPAAFDQNARLSNSQGCVLDPIMSLRCRIKIPAHGKAELTFWTFAAHTKEALRNHMKHYRQPDMFQKELSMAWTRSQVALYQSGTHLKEAIIYQKYATPLIYPDRTWRLPSEILAKTLGKQSDLWPMSISGDNPLCLLRLNNEGNITVLHELLKAHEYWRTRGLIVDLVILNEQAFSYIQDTQRALEWVCESYRHHMQKTDERQHIFTLRRDQINEQSFKTLLASARIILDAQNGSLSEQLKRIEENDFDFSIRKNYQGPHDQLDPQKYNEGRQIITQTEQNLFASIGLASQQKPSYPFVNGEDLKYWNGYGGFNQHNHYVVRLHGHTTTPHPWINVIAHHGFGFHVSAEGAIFTWAHNSRDYQLTPWANDPTSNRPGEALYLVDRQSLKRFSPVSAVECDENVVYEACHGFGFSTFKSTHSEIALELTHTLDPEKPVRFSRLILTNEGKKPRSLRLYNYVEWVLGNVRTKYAPFIVPSYEAKRGVHFIENPYHIEKSQQVTFLSASKMPTSTTTNRSEFIGTTGSITHPNAIRRASALSNTIEAGCDPCSAFAYDIDLQPGQTKEIIFYLGSAENRKEAEKLLNQVRASDFETLLKKQKHYWSDFVSPLQVKTPDPSFDIMVNHWLPYQVYACRIMARAAFYQASGAFGFRDQLQDSLSLLLLKPQLAHEQLLNAAAHQFLEGDVQHWWLPDTNAGVRTYISDDIVWLAYATALYVNTMGDDAFLDTLIPFIEGDVLKSGQQDAYFQPTQSSKVATVYEHCALALDLAIKRCGPHGLPLILGGDWNDGMNFVGIKGKGESTWLGWFLGSTLKAFIPLAKKRGDNSHMQIWSTYLERLKKSLEKNGWDGAWYRRGYFDDGTPLGSKSNDECQIDTIAQSWAVISQMAPLERQKQAMVSMLEHLYDKQGKLLRLFWPPFDKSTLEPGYIKGYPPGIRENGGQYTHGAIWSILALAQIDESDQAYRLFSAINPITHGQNPETYRVEPYVMAADIYAVEPRCGQGGWTWYTGSAGWFYHAATQAILGIKRQGDRLFLHPHLPSFWPEYEAKMKFYEAVYILKVKWGSENIFRVNGKEYAHVQTGIKLEKTGKHEIIRILKSSK; translated from the coding sequence ATGGCGTGCACAATACCTTTTATAAAGTACTTTTTCTCTCACAAGAAGGGGAAAGATTATTTTATTAATACGGACTTTCCTCTTCGTGCAATTTATAAAGTACAGGAAGATCTTTATAATCTAGGGCATGATATAGCTTCTGGCAAAGCAATTTTACTTCCTGAATATGAAGGAGTAGAAGATTTTCGCAAGAGATTGAATGAAAATGCTAAACTTATCCTTCATGCCTTTCATACCAGTTATTTTGCTGCTCAAAATGATGAAACGATCGCACCGTCTGCTCAATGGCTCATTGATAATCATTACGTCATTGATAAAACCGTACAACAACTACGCCGTAGCCTTCTCAAGTCCTTCATAAAGCAACTTCCTCTTTCTACACAAAAAGCAGGAATGCCACGCATTTTTACTTTAACTTGGCTTTATATTGCACATACCGATAGCAGCTTCTCACAAGAAACACTTACGGCTATGATTAATGGGTTTCAAGAAGTTTGTGCGCTCACAATTGGTGAATTATGGGCTCTTCCTTCCGTTATGCAAATGCTGCTCATTGAAAATGTTCGTCGTCTTTCAGTGCGTATCGAAAAAGCGCGGCATATGCGCCATCTTGCTAATCAAGTAGCGGATAAAATTTCTCTTGTAGAGAATAAAACAAGTCTAAACTCTCTTTTCACACAGTACAAACCATTCACTGCTGACCCAACTTTTTCAGCGCATTTATTCTATCGCTTACGCAGTGCAACTGTCGATTCAACCGTAGCATTAACTTGGCTTGAAAAGCAATTGGAAAGTCAAGGCAGTAGCTTAGAAAGCGCAACAGCCGATGAACACACTCGACAAGCCGCAGATGGTGTGACCACGGGTAATATTATCCGTGCTCTTAAAGCTATAGATGATATTGATTGGACAGTGTGGTTTGAAACAGTGAGTTGTGTCGATGCTATTTTGCGTAAAAATAATGATTTTTCTGAAATTGATTCTCACTCACGCAGTATTTATCGACAAGTCATTGAAAAAGTAGCACGTTTTTCGCTTCTTAGTGAGCTAGAAGTTTCCCATAAAGCTGTAGAAATGGCAAATTCCACTTTTGAAGATACACCTCATCATTCTTGTGTGGGATGGTATCTTGTCGGTGATGGTCGTGACGCCTTTGAAAAGGCTTGTGGATATACGCCGCCTTCTCTCATAAAATGGGCACGCGCTTTTTATTGCTTAAAACTGAGAGTCATTGCCCTTCCTGTCTCTTTTCTAACACTTGCTCTTTTGCTTGCAGTTTACACCCTTTTACAAATATCTGGTATGACATCATGGATGTCCCTTTGCTTTACTGTATTGGCGATTTTTCCTGCTATGGATGCGGCTTTTGCTCTATTTAATACAGTTATTTCATGGTTTGTTCCATCAAGACAGCTCATTGGTTATGAATATAAAGAAGGTATTCCAAGACATGCGCGTACAATGGTTGTTGTTCCTACTTTGATAACATCACGCGATGATATTGATGCGCAAGTGCACAATCTTGAAGTGAATTATCTTTCCAATCCTAAAGGTGCTATTCATTTTGCACTCATTACAGATTGGGTGGATGCTCCATTAAGAGAAACACAAGATGATCTTGATTTATTGCATTATGCGCAAAGAAGCGTTGATAAACTCAATGGTCGTTATTATCGTGATGAACTTCCTGTTTTTTTCCTTTTACATCGCCGACGTCTTTATAATAGCAGCGAAAAATGTTGGATGGGATGGGAACGAAAGCGGGGAAAACTTCATGAATTCAATCGGTTTTTAAGAGACGATAAAAACACCAGCTTTTATCCTCCCGATCTACCTCTTCCTATGGATTGCCGTTTTGTTATGACGCTGGATGCCGATACACGTCTTACTCCTGAGAGCGTCACAAAACTTGTTGGAAAGCTCAACCATCCACTCAATCATCCCATTTTCGACCCCAAAAGTGGCAAGGTTGTAAAAGGCTATAGCATTTTGCAACCGCGCATTATTCCTTCTCTGACAACAGAAAAAAAAACATCAATTTTCCAACGTGTTTTTTCTACCAACCGTGGTATTGATCCTTATGTTTTTGCTGTTTCTGATACTTATCAAGATCTTTTAGGAGAAGGCACCTTTGTCGGTAAAGGTCTTTATAATATTGATGCATTTGAACAAGCACTTGATGGCAAAGTTAAAGAAAATACTGTTCTTAGTCATGATCTCTTAGAAGGAGGATATGCCCGTACCGCTCTGGTAAGTAGCATCACAGTCATTGAAGATTATCCAACGGCTTATAATATTGATGTTATGCGTTATCATCGCTGGATTCGCGGTGATTGGCAACTTTTGCCTTATCTTTTTTTACCTCATCAAATAAGCTTCGTGACGCGTTGGAAAATGCAGGATAATTTGCGCCGTTCTCTCACTCCATTGATGTGGTTAATCGCAGCATTTGCAGGATGGGCTCTTTTGCCATTAAAGAGTGCAATCGTCTGGCAGATATTTTTGTTGCTTAGCGCCTTCATTGCACCCATTTTATGTGTATTAAAAACGCTTATCTCATACAATATAGATCATTCTTTGCGCGGACATTTTCAATTAATTTGGAATAAAACTGCTCTTACAAGCGCTTATATGTTTCTTAAAGTGACGTTTTTTGCTCATTCGGCGTATTTTATGACCGATGCGATTATTCGTACACTCTATCGTATAACGATTTCAAAACAGCATCTTCTTGAATGGAAAACTTTTTTTGCAACAAAATCAATGCCTAATAGTTTGCCTTTCTACGTGTTTACAATGGCACCAGCATCGCTTATTGGTGCTCTTGCCCTAATACTCCCTCTTTTTTTTGATAGTTTTGCAGGCTTTATTGCTTTGCCTTTTGGGATAGCATGGTTTTTTTCACCTTTCATAGCTTGGGTTGTGAGTCGACCTTCAACATTTCAAGATGGCCTTTATCTTTCTTCAAAAGATGAAAAAATCCTTCGTTCTATTGCACGGCGGACGTGGCTTTATTATGCAACCTTTGTTAATGCACAAAACAACTATTTGCCTCCCGATAATTTTCAAGAAGATCCTGAACCTCTTGTTGCTCAACGTACATCCCCTACGAATATAGGGGTTTATCTTCTTTCTATTATTGCTGCACGTGATTTTGGCTGGATTGGTTTTGAAGAGACCATCACCCGTATTGAATGTACATTACGCTCTCTTGCAAAAATGGAAAAGTTCCATGGTCATCTTTATAATTGGTATGAAACGGATACACTCAGACCTCTTTTGCCTGCTTATGTATCAACTGTTGATTCAGGAAATCTTGCTGGTCATTTGGTAACCCTTTCTTCTGCTTTAAGGGGATGGGCTGAAAAACCGCATCTTCTTTTTCAAAGTGATCGAGAAGGCTTATCGGATGTTCTGACTATTCTTGAAGAAACTGTCAAAGAAATTCCAGATCATCAACCCAGTTTATGTTCCTTACGCCAAAGAATCGAAGAAAATATTGCTCGTTTTCATCACTCTGTCTGTAGTTTTGTAGAACAAAAAAATACGATTCCTTCTCATATCAGGGATCTTTCACGCGCAGCCCATGATATTGTACACTTAGTCGATGAACTCGACCAAAAAATTCAAACGACAGAATCTGCTCGTGCGCTTTCTTGGGTTAAATGCCTTATCGAAACCTGCGACGCTCATCATCTTGATGCAACGACTCATTGTGATACTGAAAAATTATGCAAAAAACTAAACAAGTTGGCTATAGCGGCACGGCAAATAGCTTTTGATATGAAATTTGATTTTTTAGAACAGCCTAAACGGCATCTCTTATCGATAGGATATCGTGTTCAAGAAAACAAACTTGATGAAAATTGTTATGATCTCCTTGCTTCAGAAGCACGTCTTGCAAGCTTCTTTGCCATTGCAAAGGGAGATATAAAACTTAAACATTGGTTTCATCTTGGTCGACTCCTCATCCCCGTAGGTTGGAAAAGTGCGCTCCTATCATGGTCTGGTTCCATGTTCGAATACCTTATGCCATCTCTTGTGATGCATGAACCTTTAGGATCTCTCTTAGATCAAACCAATCGATTAATTATTCGTTGTCAAATACAATATGCCCATACACGGGAATTGCCATGGGGTATTTCAGAGGCCGCATTTAACGCTCGTGATCATTTAATGAATTACCAATATGCTCATTTTGGTGTTCCAAGCCTTGGACTCCAACGGGGTCTTTCACGCAATGCTGTCATTGCTCCCTATGCCAGCTTTCTTGCAGCACAATATGTGCCTCACAAAGCTGTAACCAATTTAAAACGACTCCGTGATCTTGGAGCTTTAGGAACATATGGTTATTATGATTCTATTGATTTTACTCCTTCACGCGTAAAAACAGGGGAAAAATACGCTATTGTACGCAATTATTATGCGCACCATCATGGTATGTCTATCCTTGCTCTTAACAATGTTATTTTTCAGGGGAGAATGCGTGATCGTTTTCATCGTGATCCCATTATTGAAGCAATGCAATTTCTTTTACAAGAGCGCGCTCCCCATCTTATTCCTATTATTCACACCAAAGCTATTAAGCGTATGCGCAATAAATCTCAAGTATTGGATGCTGCTCCTTTACGCATTATTAAAAATCCATTGCTCAAACCACGGGAAACTTTGCTCTTATCAAATGGCTCTTATTCCACCATGCTAACAGCGAATGGTTCTGGCTATAGCCGTTGGCATGATTATGCGATTACACGCTTTATTCCTGATGCAACAGAAGATCAACAAGGGACTTTATTTTTCTTACGTGATACACATAGTGGACGGTGGTGGTCTGTGACCAGTGAACCAACACGCGTTATTGAAGAAGAAGCCGTCAGCATTTTCACAGATGAAAAAGCTGAATATACAAAAATAGTTGATGGGCTCAAATCAACACTTGAATGTCTTATTACATCTGAAGGATGCGGCGAAGGTAGACGTATTCAACTGATGAATACAACAAACAAAGATTGTCTTATTGAAGTTACCTCTTATGGTGAACTAGCGCTCGCAACAATGGATATGGATAGTGCTCATCCTGTTTTTTCGCGGATGTTTATAGAGACAGAAATTGCTGAGGAAGGCAAAACAATTTTTGCCAAAAGGCGCAAACGCTCACCTAACGATCCTGAGATTCATATTGCCCATTTTGTTTCCAGTACAACGGATACTCTTCAAGAGACAGAAGCTGAAACAGATCGTTCATTGTTTATTGGTCGAGGGCGATCCATTTATCGTCCCGCTGCATTTGATCAAAATGCTCGTTTGAGTAACAGTCAGGGTTGTGTTCTTGATCCTATTATGTCATTGCGATGTCGTATAAAAATTCCAGCGCATGGAAAAGCAGAACTTACCTTTTGGACTTTTGCGGCTCATACAAAAGAAGCGCTACGTAATCATATGAAACATTATCGACAACCTGATATGTTTCAAAAAGAACTTTCAATGGCATGGACACGCTCACAAGTTGCACTGTATCAGAGTGGAACCCATCTTAAAGAAGCTATTATCTATCAAAAATATGCAACGCCGCTTATCTATCCTGATCGCACATGGCGTCTTCCTTCTGAAATATTAGCAAAAACGCTTGGAAAACAGTCTGATCTTTGGCCCATGTCCATCTCAGGAGATAATCCACTCTGTCTTCTTAGATTAAATAACGAGGGAAATATAACTGTACTGCATGAACTCCTTAAAGCACACGAATATTGGCGTACGCGTGGCCTTATTGTTGATTTGGTCATTCTCAATGAACAAGCATTTTCTTATATACAAGATACACAACGCGCTCTTGAATGGGTATGCGAATCTTATCGACATCACATGCAAAAAACAGATGAGCGCCAACATATTTTTACACTTCGGCGCGATCAAATAAATGAACAAAGTTTTAAAACGCTTCTTGCATCAGCACGCATTATTCTTGATGCCCAAAATGGCTCTCTATCTGAACAGCTTAAACGAATTGAGGAGAATGATTTTGATTTTTCAATTCGTAAAAATTATCAGGGACCTCATGATCAATTAGACCCCCAAAAATATAACGAGGGAAGGCAAATTATAACACAAACTGAACAGAATCTTTTTGCTTCCATTGGTCTTGCGAGCCAACAAAAACCCTCTTATCCTTTCGTTAATGGAGAAGATCTAAAATATTGGAATGGTTATGGTGGTTTTAATCAGCATAATCATTATGTAGTACGTCTTCATGGACACACCACCACACCGCATCCGTGGATTAACGTCATTGCTCATCATGGGTTTGGTTTTCATGTTTCTGCTGAAGGTGCAATCTTTACTTGGGCTCACAATAGTCGCGATTATCAATTAACCCCTTGGGCGAATGATCCAACGTCTAACCGGCCAGGCGAAGCACTTTATCTGGTCGATCGCCAGTCTTTAAAACGTTTCTCACCTGTTTCTGCTGTAGAATGTGATGAAAATGTTGTTTATGAGGCTTGTCATGGTTTTGGATTCTCAACTTTTAAATCGACACATTCAGAAATCGCATTAGAACTGACCCATACACTCGACCCAGAAAAACCTGTTCGCTTTTCACGTCTTATTCTCACGAATGAAGGGAAAAAACCACGCAGTTTACGCCTTTATAATTATGTTGAGTGGGTTTTAGGAAATGTCCGTACAAAATATGCTCCCTTCATTGTTCCCTCTTATGAGGCTAAAAGAGGGGTACATTTCATTGAAAATCCTTATCACATTGAAAAATCTCAACAAGTTACATTTTTATCAGCATCTAAAATGCCAACCAGCACCACAACCAATCGCAGCGAATTTATCGGTACAACGGGAAGCATAACACATCCAAATGCGATCCGTAGAGCCAGTGCACTTTCCAATACCATTGAAGCAGGATGTGATCCTTGTTCAGCATTTGCCTATGATATTGATCTTCAACCAGGGCAAACAAAAGAAATCATTTTCTATCTTGGCAGTGCTGAAAATAGAAAAGAAGCTGAAAAATTACTCAATCAAGTACGTGCAAGTGACTTTGAAACTTTGCTCAAAAAACAAAAACACTATTGGAGTGATTTTGTTTCCCCACTCCAAGTAAAAACACCGGACCCCTCTTTTGATATTATGGTCAACCATTGGCTTCCTTATCAAGTCTATGCCTGCCGCATTATGGCGCGCGCTGCCTTTTATCAAGCAAGTGGTGCATTTGGTTTCCGTGACCAGTTACAAGATAGTTTGTCTTTGTTATTGCTGAAACCACAATTAGCCCATGAACAATTGTTAAATGCTGCAGCGCACCAATTTCTTGAAGGGGATGTGCAACATTGGTGGTTGCCTGACACAAATGCTGGTGTTCGCACATACATTTCTGATGATATCGTTTGGCTTGCCTATGCAACCGCTCTTTATGTCAATACCATGGGTGATGACGCTTTTCTTGATACGCTCATCCCTTTTATTGAAGGCGATGTTCTCAAAAGTGGGCAACAGGATGCTTATTTTCAACCCACCCAATCCTCAAAGGTCGCAACAGTTTATGAACATTGTGCTTTAGCTCTAGATCTTGCCATTAAACGCTGTGGCCCCCACGGTCTTCCTCTTATTTTAGGGGGCGATTGGAATGATGGCATGAATTTTGTAGGTATTAAAGGAAAAGGCGAAAGCACTTGGTTAGGATGGTTTCTTGGGAGCACACTAAAAGCATTTATTCCTTTGGCCAAAAAACGTGGTGACAACAGCCATATGCAAATATGGAGTACGTACCTTGAACGCTTGAAAAAATCCCTAGAAAAAAACGGTTGGGATGGCGCTTGGTATCGACGTGGTTATTTTGATGATGGAACACCTCTTGGCTCTAAAAGCAATGATGAATGCCAAATTGATACCATTGCTCAATCTTGGGCTGTTATTTCTCAAATGGCACCGCTTGAGCGTCAAAAACAGGCTATGGTCTCAATGCTTGAACATCTCTATGATAAACAAGGAAAACTTCTACGTCTTTTCTGGCCACCTTTTGATAAAAGTACACTCGAGCCCGGTTATATAAAAGGTTATCCCCCTGGCATTCGAGAAAATGGTGGTCAATACACCCATGGCGCTATTTGGAGCATTTTAGCGCTTGCACAAATAGATGAAAGCGATCAAGCTTACCGTTTATTTTCTGCGATTAATCCAATTACCCATGGACAAAATCCTGAAACCTATCGTGTTGAACCTTATGTGATGGCCGCAGATATTTATGCTGTTGAACCACGGTGTGGTCAAGGTGGTTGGACATGGTATACAGGTTCAGCTGGGTGGTTTTATCATGCTGCAACACAAGCTATCCTTGGAATAAAGCGCCAAGGAGATCGATTGTTTTTACATCCACACTTGCCTTCCTTCTGGCCCGAATATGAAGCAAAAATGAAATTTTATGAAGCTGTTTATATTCTTAAAGTAAAATGGGGATCTGAAAATATATTCAGAGTTAATGGAAAAGAATATGCTCATGTTCAAACAGGAATAAAGTTAGAAAAAACCGGAAAACATGAAATCATACGCATACTTAAATCCTCAAAATAG
- the pncB gene encoding nicotinate phosphoribosyltransferase, which yields MNHPDIARRVYNHTWKLDPIIRSLLDTDFYKLLMVQMIWGLYPTVNVTFSLINRTKTIRLADDIDESELRAQLDHALSLRFTKKEMIWLAGNTFYGRKQIFEPDFLQWLENFQLPEYELARKDGQYILHFHGSWAHSSMWEIPALAIISELRSRAALKKLDRFALDVLYARAKAKMWRKVERLKKLPDIKISDFGTRRRHSFLWQRWCVEALKEGIGDSFTGTSNVLLAMDTDLEALGTNAHELPMVIAALSNNDDELRRAPYQVLQDWNRYYGGNLLIVLPDTFGTEAFLCDAPDWVADWTGFRPDSAPPIEGGERIIQWWKEKGQDPREKLLIFSDALDVDTIEKTYHHFHGKVRMSFGWGTDLTNDFTGCAPQEIATLDALSLVCKVTHANGRPAVKLSDNPEKTIGDSKEVQRYLNFFGNKKRVARPVKM from the coding sequence ATGAATCATCCAGACATCGCAAGGCGTGTTTATAATCATACCTGGAAACTTGATCCCATTATTCGTTCACTTCTTGATACGGATTTTTATAAGCTTCTTATGGTACAGATGATTTGGGGGCTTTATCCCACTGTCAATGTTACTTTTTCCCTCATAAACCGTACAAAAACAATACGTCTTGCCGATGATATTGATGAGAGTGAATTGCGAGCTCAACTTGATCACGCTCTTAGTCTGCGTTTTACGAAAAAAGAAATGATCTGGCTTGCTGGTAATACATTTTATGGACGCAAACAAATTTTTGAACCGGATTTTCTTCAGTGGCTTGAGAATTTTCAACTCCCAGAATACGAGCTCGCCCGCAAAGATGGCCAATATATTCTCCACTTTCATGGATCATGGGCTCATAGCTCTATGTGGGAAATTCCAGCCCTTGCTATCATCAGTGAATTACGTTCACGCGCTGCACTCAAAAAACTAGACCGCTTTGCTCTTGATGTACTTTATGCACGTGCTAAAGCAAAAATGTGGCGTAAAGTTGAACGCCTTAAAAAATTGCCTGATATTAAAATATCCGACTTTGGGACAAGACGCCGCCATTCTTTTTTATGGCAGCGTTGGTGTGTTGAAGCTTTAAAAGAAGGCATTGGTGATTCTTTTACGGGAACTTCTAATGTCCTTCTCGCCATGGATACAGATTTAGAGGCTCTTGGAACCAATGCGCATGAATTGCCTATGGTCATTGCTGCTCTCAGCAACAACGATGATGAATTACGCAGAGCTCCGTATCAAGTTTTGCAAGATTGGAACCGTTATTATGGTGGAAATCTTCTCATTGTTTTACCTGATACCTTTGGTACAGAAGCATTTTTATGTGATGCCCCAGATTGGGTAGCAGATTGGACGGGCTTTAGACCGGATAGTGCCCCCCCTATAGAAGGTGGAGAGCGTATTATTCAGTGGTGGAAAGAAAAAGGACAAGATCCACGTGAAAAACTTTTAATTTTTTCTGATGCACTTGATGTCGATACAATTGAAAAAACCTATCATCATTTCCATGGGAAAGTGCGCATGAGTTTTGGATGGGGCACGGATCTTACCAATGACTTTACAGGCTGTGCCCCTCAAGAAATCGCAACCCTTGATGCTCTTTCTCTTGTTTGTAAGGTGACCCATGCCAATGGTCGACCAGCCGTAAAACTTTCAGATAATCCTGAGAAGACGATCGGTGATTCAAAAGAAGTGCAACGTTATCTCAATTTTTTTGGCAATAAAAAGCGCGTTGCTAGACCTGTCAAGATGTAG